One Mercenaria mercenaria strain notata chromosome 12, MADL_Memer_1, whole genome shotgun sequence DNA segment encodes these proteins:
- the LOC123534435 gene encoding transmembrane protein 248-like — protein MWMICDNMRGFMASRPPLVLFMLCLGIFAFVLLTVGYVVKVNDIRNPDEKDWNDFLAGFKNVQFCMVSDDSDAANATDDESHLGSKNYKEVISDVHSKLKGETEQTTQNPSSSDDIVMVSVPLWVEVKPTLDFVSIPHNVTHLSTSMSGRQMGMEGENANTEFNVTFTLPYPWNASLCHSHTQCKVIHIQTCVKLQAPQKLFPHSRKPSVGQCETANGTGGVENHFKMVSKRKSAVRPIDIVCNSMPSFTMKHESDPSLAIMLTLQDKSAINLHLMHTTYFLFVMVITMMCYGLVKGRPATVKVKNNVQYTEVSTQV, from the exons ATGTGGATGATATGTGACAACATGCGGGGCTTCATGGCTTCCCGGCCACCCTTAGTTTTGTTCATGCTGTGCCTTGGAATATTTGCATTTGTACTACTCACAGTGGGCTATGTTGTTAAAGTTAACGATATTCGTAATCCAGATGAAAAG GATTGGAACGATTTTCTGGCTGGTTTTAAGAATGTTCAATTCTGCATGGTGTCGGATGACTCTGACGCTGCCAACGCTACCGACGATGAAAGTCATTTAGGAAGCAAGAACTATAAGGAAGTGATTTCTGATGTACATTCCAAGTTGAAAGGTGAAACTGAACAAACAACCCAAAATCCCAGTAGTTCAGACGACATTGT TATGGTATCAGTGCCACTATGGGTAGAGGTGAAACCGACACTAGATTTTGTGAGCATCCCACACAATGTGACGCATCTGAGTACCAGCATGAGTGGTAGACAAATGGGAATGGAAG GAGAAAATGCTAATACAGAATTTAATGTGACATTTACACTCCCCTACCCGTGGAATGCCTCACTGTGCCATTCTCATACACAGTGTAAAGTTATACATATACAAACATGTGTAAAGCTGCAAGCACCGCAGAAACTCTTTCCACATTCCAG GAAACCAAGTGTTGGTCAGTGTGAGACAGCAAATGGTACGGGTGGAGTTGAGAATCATTTTAAAATGGTCAGTAAGAGGAAATCCGCAGTTCGTCCTATAGACATTGTGTGTAACAGTATGCCATCGTTCACGATGAAACACGAGAGTGATCCGTCATTAGCTATCATGCTTACACTG CAAGACAAATCAGCAATCAATCTCCATCTGATGCACACGACCTACTTCCTGTTTGTGATGGTGATCACGATGATGTGTTACGGTCTTGTTAAAGGTCGTCCAGCAACCgttaaagtgaaaaataatgtcCAGTATACAGAG GTGTCAACTCAAGTTTAG